TGGTAGCCAGTTCTTTATTTCTAATTTCCAATTCCTTTTGGAGGCTCTCTTTTTCCAATTCAAGGTTCTTTGAATTCAGGTTGATATTTACCTTCTCGAGCATCAGCCTGCGGTTTCGGCTGTGCGACAAAAAATATAACAAGCTCAGAATTGCAACGATCAATATCAATGTAAGACCAATCATCAGGTACCGGAATTCTTTTCGTTTTTGTTCGATTTGAGCCAACTTTTCATTTTCCCTGAATTGTGCGGTGATTTCAAGAAGTGAGAGTTCTTTGAGCGCTGCATCTTTGTTCAGCTTTTCCTTCAGTTCGGTTGACAGCATGTAATATTTTAAAGCCGAATCAGCCATTTGTTTCTGATTGTAAACCTGAAAAAGCAGCTCAAGGGCATCAGCATTGGAAGATAGAACTCCTACCGTATTTGCCAGGTTGTAGCCAAGATATGCATAGTTGAGCGCCTCCTCCACATTTTGCAGTTCCAAATAATACCGGGCAAACATCAGGTAAGATTTCACCAAACCAGATTTATCGTCATTCGAAAGGCGAACTTCGTAGGCTTCATTCAAAAAATCATAAGCTTCAGAAGTTTTTCCCAGGTCGAGGTAAATGCTGCCAAGATTATTCAGCAGATTTCCCAAAAACACCTCCTGACCTGGCGTCCTTCGTGCCAGGCTTATTCCTCGTGAATAATAATCAATAGCCTTTTCGGGTTCATCACAATTTTTGGAAACAACCCCCAGGTTATTATAAATAGAAATCATTTCGGCGCCGGGTTTGGCAATTTCACCTTGTTCAGTCATTTGATCGAAGATGTTGAGCGCTTGCTCAAAATACGCTCTCGATTGCTCAAATTGATTCAGTTTTAGATGAACCGCGCCAAGATTTACCAGCGCATAGGCAGTCCCTTTGTCATCCTGCATCTCTTTCTGGATTTCGAAGTACCGGTAGAAGTATTTTGTCGAAATTTCCAGCAACCCCTGGTTAAAGTAGGCCACGCCAATGTTAAACAGCGCGTAGGAAAGAAGGTCATTTTGATTTGATTTCTCAGCAATAGCAAGCGCTTTCTGGGCAAATTGCAACGAATTTTGTACATCGCCCGAAGCGTATTCCTTCGAAATGGCCACCAGATTATAAACCCTGAGCGAATCACTTTTTGCTGTTTCCACCTGGTAGCGCAACGAATCAATCTTATGAATATCCTGTGCCTTTGCTAAAGAACAGATCATTACAGCAACCTGAATAAAAACAAACGACTTCCTGATTAACAGTGATTTCAATTGATTTTCAAATTTGTCAGGGCAAAAGTAGTTAAACTTAGGAATTGATTCTACTTTAACACATTTGATTTTTCTGCATTTTTGCCCCATCCCTAAAGGGAGAATGCAGAAAAATCAATTCAAACTTCCTTAAGGGTTGGGGTAATTTTGAATTGATTTTTCATTAATGTTTTTGATCTGTTAAAGTAGAATTAAATTGAAGACAAAATGCCTGAAATACTTTGCTTGTCTGAAAAAATTTCTCTTTAAAACAAAAAAAGCCGGTTCCTCGCGGTTCCGGCTTTTTTGGAAATTAATTTTAAAAACTTTATCTACTGATGACAATGGTTCTGTTGAAGGATTTACCTTTTGCATTGATGAATTGCAGGGTATAAACTCCGGTTTTGAGGTTTGAAATATCCATTGACAGGCTCATTTCACCTGCAACTTTGTTTTCTAGCGCAAGTTGTCCGAATGTGTTGAACAGGCGGATGGTTTCAATTCCTTCCACCAGGTTAATGTTCAAATAATTATTGGCCGGAACCGGGTAAACAATGATTGCGGACATAGGATTTTCAGTGATGCCAACCAGCATTTCCAGTGTGACCGGCACAACAAGCATTGGTGAGTCAGGATCATTGCTTGTGATGATAATGTTTGCAGCATAATCGCCGGTTGTAAGTGAAGTTGCATCGAAGGTAACAGCGATGCTTTCTGAACTTTCTGCAGGGATTGTTCCGGCTGTCGGATCAAGGCTGAGCCAGTCGCCCTGTCCCAGTTGAAGATTGGCGCGGATGTTCCAGTTGGAGCCAAATCCAAAACCTGACAGCCGTTCCCAAACGATACCATCCTGCGAGAGGAAATCGCCATTGGGATTTACCGGACCGCCATCAATACCTGCAATAAAATATCCAGCATCGTGCGTGTAAGTGAAGCCAACCCAAATGTCATTGCCGTCAAGAACCAGCGGAGTACTCAGGGTGACTGTATTCCATGAATAGGGGTTTGGTGTCAACGCTTGTTCGTGAAGTAATTCGCCGGGCGCTGTTGTTGTCCCCGGCCCCCAGATTTTCAACATCGCATTCGACGGAAGGTCATTGATATACACATCAACGGATGCAATGGAAGCTCCCTCGAAAGGATTCACCATCGCAGCGGGAAAACGGGCTGCCGTGTAAAATGTTCCGCCTTCAACCAACCCGATGGCATCCACATTCTCGCCATCATAATTCAAAACGAAACCGTCACGTCCTTTTTCTGCTTGTGCATTTCCACCTCTGTTATTTGCTCTGGCAACCTCCATTCTGCCTGGCCTAACCTGCTTTCCAACAGGTACCTCCATAACAGGAGTGCGCTTTGTTGTTGGCATAAAATTGATAAATGTTTCATAATCGAGAGCGCCGTTTCCTGAATTTTGAATGATCAACTCCTGCATTGATGTGGCGCCCGGAGTGAGGGCTTCCGTCAGGCTTTCTGGTGTGATCACAATGTTTGGAATTTCAGCGCCAAAGTCAATCATAAAGGATACATTCTGACCATCAGGAGTAATGGCCGAGCCAATAAATTTATTCTCATCCGGAGTCACTCCGTTGATGCTGTAGAACGTCCAATCGGCTGCATCGGCCATTCCACGGGCAACTGCGTAATCGTTAAAAGTCATCATTTCGCCTGAAAGCATACGGACAAACCCCCTGCGATAATCAGGGAAGGGAGGCCAACCAACAGTGTACCCAAAGAGATTTCCGGCATCAGATACAGCCAATGGACTCATATTGTCGGCATTGAGTGTATTGGAAAAAAAGGTAGTGCCTGTCTGTGCATTCCAGATAAATCCATTTGTTCCGGCAAAGCCCGCCACATATTCGCCTGTGGATGAGGCGGCACTGGCTTCTCCATATTCATTCTCAGCAATCTTGATAAACTCATCACCCACCCAAATTACCGGAGAGCGCGATGCAGCGGGCAGATTGGCCCAGCCAAAAACGACGCTTCCGTCGTTGCTGATCCCGTTTGGACGATTACCGGCCGGTTCCACGTCGCCGATCATATCATAACCGCCAGCTTCTGTCCATTTGAAGGCTTTATATTGATAGCCTTCGAAGTATTGCATTCCTACGATGGTCGAACCATCAGCAGTCATGCCCCAGCATGAGTTGTAATCAGGATAAATGGGTTGTCCGGCCTCAGGATTTACCGGTAGAAAAGTCCATTCACCCGTTTGAGGATGCCAGTAACCAGAAAAGAAAACATTTGACCCTGAAACATTGTAATCAGGATTTCTGGCGGTACCAGCAACCACACCTTCTTCCGAAACGGCTTGGATATAAGGTTCATCACCACCAATGGGTATCAGCCCGGCAGTTTTTGACCACAGATACCCGCCACCGGAACCAAATCCGGAAATGGCTACATATTCGCCACTTTCGCTGATATCATAAGGAAAAGTAAGCTCCGGAAGTAAAATATTAACCTGAACCGAGGATGCTTCGATAACTGTAAAATCAACTGGAACAGTCAGCTCCGGAAGTTCAGGATCATTCGATGTGATGAGGATGGTTGCAGTATAATTGCCTAACTCAAGCCCCTCAGGGTTAAAAGTGCAGGTATGGGCAATGTTTGAACTTGCGCCAATATTGCCACTCATGGGATCAATGGTTAACCAGCCGTTAGCGCCGGCTCCATAGTTGATTTCCATTGAATAAATGAGGTTTTCAACTC
This window of the Bacteroidales bacterium genome carries:
- a CDS encoding tetratricopeptide repeat protein — translated: MKSLLIRKSFVFIQVAVMICSLAKAQDIHKIDSLRYQVETAKSDSLRVYNLVAISKEYASGDVQNSLQFAQKALAIAEKSNQNDLLSYALFNIGVAYFNQGLLEISTKYFYRYFEIQKEMQDDKGTAYALVNLGAVHLKLNQFEQSRAYFEQALNIFDQMTEQGEIAKPGAEMISIYNNLGVVSKNCDEPEKAIDYYSRGISLARRTPGQEVFLGNLLNNLGSIYLDLGKTSEAYDFLNEAYEVRLSNDDKSGLVKSYLMFARYYLELQNVEEALNYAYLGYNLANTVGVLSSNADALELLFQVYNQKQMADSALKYYMLSTELKEKLNKDAALKELSLLEITAQFRENEKLAQIEQKRKEFRYLMIGLTLILIVAILSLLYFLSHSRNRRLMLEKVNINLNSKNLELEKESLQKELEIRNKELATNVMYQIQKNELIQDIVQKLEKHSISNVNIDHDWIVEIIRDLEKTQQKSVWNEFEVRFQQVHNEFYDKLNAINPELSPNDRRLCAFLRLNMTTKEIASITGQSIRSIEVARTRLRKRLNLTNSETGLIEFLSQL
- a CDS encoding choice-of-anchor J domain-containing protein codes for the protein MKKNVFTLLTALAAIFLLWPSTSIYADGGDPTRNYPIDEAFESGTFPPTGWNIYDLDGLGMNWDASTIQNHTPAGTTSAYHGFSSGFQDGWMVTPAMSLPASGPIVLAFWNWTVDPSYYGKNSVLISTGSGDPADGDFVEIWTTATVAAEWQRVILDLASYSGQTAYVAFRYEGDYAHGWAVDDVYIGSDFNTSPQIIVNPLEVNATAPANSSVNKSLTVINGGVENLIYSMEINYGAGANGWLTIDPMSGNIGASSNIAHTCTFNPEGLELGNYTATILITSNDPELPELTVPVDFTVIEASSVQVNILLPELTFPYDISESGEYVAISGFGSGGGYLWSKTAGLIPIGGDEPYIQAVSEEGVVAGTARNPDYNVSGSNVFFSGYWHPQTGEWTFLPVNPEAGQPIYPDYNSCWGMTADGSTIVGMQYFEGYQYKAFKWTEAGGYDMIGDVEPAGNRPNGISNDGSVVFGWANLPAASRSPVIWVGDEFIKIAENEYGEASAASSTGEYVAGFAGTNGFIWNAQTGTTFFSNTLNADNMSPLAVSDAGNLFGYTVGWPPFPDYRRGFVRMLSGEMMTFNDYAVARGMADAADWTFYSINGVTPDENKFIGSAITPDGQNVSFMIDFGAEIPNIVITPESLTEALTPGATSMQELIIQNSGNGALDYETFINFMPTTKRTPVMEVPVGKQVRPGRMEVARANNRGGNAQAEKGRDGFVLNYDGENVDAIGLVEGGTFYTAARFPAAMVNPFEGASIASVDVYINDLPSNAMLKIWGPGTTTAPGELLHEQALTPNPYSWNTVTLSTPLVLDGNDIWVGFTYTHDAGYFIAGIDGGPVNPNGDFLSQDGIVWERLSGFGFGSNWNIRANLQLGQGDWLSLDPTAGTIPAESSESIAVTFDATSLTTGDYAANIIITSNDPDSPMLVVPVTLEMLVGITENPMSAIIVYPVPANNYLNINLVEGIETIRLFNTFGQLALENKVAGEMSLSMDISNLKTGVYTLQFINAKGKSFNRTIVISR